The following are from one region of the Elgaria multicarinata webbii isolate HBS135686 ecotype San Diego chromosome 13, rElgMul1.1.pri, whole genome shotgun sequence genome:
- the LOC134408261 gene encoding digestive cysteine proteinase 2-like gives MGRLGCLWVLLCAWTFALGTGCKHSSIIPDFGDLYHVKGIINLPYAEIEEPFEAWYNLTGNKSRIEYYNGQVVTLQLGSKEPYGTMFKITPATTEKAVNVEKCFQLNGTKDAHVKPQALFPSLKGFKPIREEYYKGKYCRVWQNISYWGHKKNIYTMWVTNTSCGVSPVHYEMRGYNTLLGSHYDKYEIDYSDFSNSFPASVFVLKPNETKLCDALPGDSAEHYIMANPMADFVGGQEDRAHQLFHHYKKRFGKTYDTEREMEHRKHTFTHNMRFVHSKNRANLSFKMALNHLADLTQEEMAVMRGKLKSTAPNNGLPFPEENYVGLILPQSIDWRLYGAVTPVKDQAVCGSCWSFSSTGSLEGALFLKTGQLIPLSQQILIDCSWGFGNYACDGGEESQAFEWVMKHGGIATTESYGPYKGQNGFCHSNKTQLVGKLSGYVNVTSGNNTALMAAIYKHGPVSVSIDASHRTFSFYSNGVYYEPKCKNKRGQLDHAVLAVGYGVLQGKQYWLIKNSWSTYWGNDGYILMSMKDNNCGVATDATFPVMS, from the exons TGCAAGCATTCAAGCATAATCCCTGATTTTGGAGACCTCTACCATGTCAAAG GAATCATCAACCTCCCTTACGCTGAAATCGAAGAGCCCTTTGAAGCTTGGTACAACCTTACTGGAAACAAGAGTCGCATTGAGTACTACAATG GCCAAGTGGTGACCTTACAGCTGGGATCTAAGGAACCGTACGGCACCATGTTCAAGATCACGCCGGCAACCACAGAGAAGGCGGTGAATGTTGAGAAGTGCTTCCAGCTGAACGGCACCAAAGATGCACACGTGAAGCCACAAGCACTCTTTCCCAGCTTGAAAGGCTTCAAG CCCATTAGGGAAGAGTACTACAAAGGCAAGTACTGCAGAGTGTGGCAGAACATATCCTACTGGGGCCATAAGAAGAACATCTACACCATGTGGGTGACCAACACCAGCTGCGGTGTGTCGCCTGTGCACTACGAGATGAGGGGCTACAACACGTTGCTGGGATCCCACTATGACAAGTATGAAATTGACTACAGCGACTTCTCCAACAGCTTCCCAGCTTCCGTCTTTGTCCTGAAGCCCAATG AAACAAAACTCTGTGACGCATTACCAGGGGACTCTGCAGAACACTATATCATGGCAAATCCCATGGCAGATTTTGTCGGGGGACAAGAGGACCGGGCCCACCAGCTGTTCCACCATTACAAGAAACGGTTTGGGAAGACCTATGACACAGAGCGGGAGATGGAACACAGGAAGCACACCTTCACCCACAACATGAG GTTTGTCCACTCCAAGAACCGGGCCAACCTCTCCTTCAAGATGGCCCTGAACCACTTGGCTGACCTCACCCAGGAGGAGATGGCCGTGATGAGAGGCAAGCTCAAGAGCACAGCGCCCAACAACGGGCTGCCTTTCCCTGAGGAGAACTACGTGGGCCTCATCCTGCCGCAGAGCATAGACTGGCGGCTCTATG GTGCAGTGACTCCAGTCAAGGACCAGGCTGTGTGTGGCTCCTGCTGGAGTTTTTCTAGCACCGGATCCCTGGAAGGGGCTCTCTTCCTCAAG ACTGGGCAGCTCATCCCGCTGTCTCAGCAAATCCTCATTGACTGTTCTTGGGGCTTTGGGAACTACGCCTGTGATGGTGGCGAGGAGTCGCAAGCATTTGAGTGGGTCATGAAACATGGCGGCATTGCCACCACGGAGTCCTATGGGCCATACAAAGGCCAG AATGGCTTCTGTCATAGCAACAAGACTCAGCTGGTGGGCAAGCTGTCAGGTTATGTCAATGTCACTTCTGGGAACAATACAGCGCTGATGGCAGCCATCTACAAACACGGACCCGTGTCCGTCAGCATTGACGCCTCCCACAGAACCTTCTCCTTCTATTCCAACGGCGTTTACTATGAACCCAAATGCA AAAACAAAAGGGGTCAACTGGATCACGCAGTCCTTGCTGTGGGCTACGGTGTTCTCCAAGGAAAACAGTACTGGCTTATCAAGAACTCCTGGTCCACCTACTGGGGTAACGATGGCTACATCCTCATGTCCATGAAAGACAACAACTGTGGAGTCGCTACGGATGCCACTTTCCCCGTTATGTCATAA